Proteins from a genomic interval of Macaca thibetana thibetana isolate TM-01 chromosome 17, ASM2454274v1, whole genome shotgun sequence:
- the LOC126940176 gene encoding 60S ribosomal protein L7a-like: MPKGKKAKGKKVAPAPAVVKKQEAKKVVNPLFEKRPKNFGIGQDIQPKRDLTRFVKWPRYIRLQRQRVILYKRLKVPPAINQFTQALDRQTATQLLKLAHKYRPETKQEKKQRLLARAEKKAAGKGDVPTKRPPVLRAGVNTVTTLVENKKAQLVVIAHDVDPLELVVFLPALCPKMGVPYCIIKGKARLGRLVHRKTCTTVAFTQVNSEDKGALAKLVEAIRTNYNDRYDEIRRHWGGNVLGPKSVARIAKLEKAKAKELATKLG, from the coding sequence ATGCCGAAAGGAAAGAAGGCCAAGGGAAAGAAGGTGGCTCCGGCTCCTGCTGTCGTGAAAAAGCAGGAGGCCAAGAAAGTGGTGAATCCCCTGTTTGAGAAAAGACCTAAGAATTTTGGCATTGGACAGGACATCCAGCCCAAAAGAGACCTCACCCGCTTTGTGAAATGGCCTCGCTATATCAGGTTGCAGCGGCAGAGAGTCATCCTCTATAAGCGGCTGAAAGTGCCTCCTGCTATTAACCAGTTCACCCAGGCCCTGGACCGCCAAACAGCTACTCAGCTGCTTAAGCTGGCCCACAAGTACAGACCAGagacaaagcaagagaagaagcagaggctGTTGGCCCGGGCCGAGAAGAAAGCTGCTGGCAAAGGGGATGTCCCCACTAAGAGACCACCTGTCCTTCGAGCAGGAGTTAACACCGTCACCACCTTGGTGGAGAACAAGAAGGCTCAGCTGGTGGTGATTGCACATGACGTGGATCCCCTCGAGCTGGTTGTCTTCTTGCCTGCCCTGTGTCCTAAAATGGGGGTCCCTTACTGCATTATCAAGGGTAAGGCCAGACTGGGCCGTCTAGTCCACAGGAAGACCTGCACCACTGTCGCCTTCACACAGGTGAACTCGGAAGACAAAGGCGCTTTGGCTAAGCTGGTGGAAGCTATCAGGACCAATTACAACGACAGATATGATGAGATCCGCCGTCACTGGGGCGGCAATGTCCTGGGTCCCAAGTCTGTGGCTCGTATCGCCAAGCTCGAAAAGGCAAAGGCTAAAGAACTTGCCACTAAGCTGGGTTAA